One Calonectris borealis chromosome 15, bCalBor7.hap1.2, whole genome shotgun sequence DNA segment encodes these proteins:
- the SLC34A1 gene encoding sodium-dependent phosphate transport protein 2A, producing the protein MVTCGRLCSASAGAMLPYRRESPALPRCPVRGGRVVHGPQFAYCPSPQALHRLPGAHTCPFTVGAVPCPDHGFPCPGSPGRLGEGRERYELEALPWQGPRLGLDELQKPELGCWTRVQSICVFLLKVPLMFGFLYLFVCSLDVLSSAFQLAGGKVAGDIFKDNAILSNPVAGLVVGILVTVLVQSSSTSTSIIVSMVSSGLLEVRSAIPIIMGSNIGTSVTNTIVALMQAGDRSEFKRAFAGATVHDCFNWLSVLVLLPLEVVSGYLHHVTHLVVATFNIRSGKDAPDLLKIITEPFTKLIIQLDKSVITGIATGDESLRNRSLIRVWCGPAPPQTAAVGLGSLPNCTAPGHCSTKGIEILHNVTRQKCEHLFTDTPLPDLAVGLVLLAGSLVVLCTCLILLVKLLNSLLKGQVAKAIQKVINTDLPHPLSWLTGYFAMVVGAGMTFVVQSSSVFTSAITPLIGLGVISIERAYPLTLGSNIGTTTTAILAALASPGDKLASSFQIALCHFFFNISGILLWYPLPFTRLPIRMAKALGERTAKYRWFAVLYLIVCFLLLPSLIFGISMAGWQALVGVGTPFLGLLFFVGLVNALQARSPGRLPKWLQTWDFLPAWMHSLQPLDQLITRATLCCTDRCRSPEGWEEREGPPRSKARLGLDNPALSYPEEVPGPAVRVGSPRPPPHSATRL; encoded by the exons ATGGTGACATGCGGCCGCCTCTGCTCAGCCTCAGCAGGAGCGATGCTGCCCTACCGGAGGgagagcccagccctgccccgctgcccggtgCGGGGAGGAAGGGTGGTGCACGGGCCCCAGTTCGCCTACTGCCCCAGCCCCCAAG ctCTGCATCGGCTGCCGGGTGCCCACACCTGCCCCTTCACCGTCGGTGCGGTGCCTTGCCCTGACCATGGCTTCCCCTGTCCCGGCTCCCCAGGGCGCCTGGGCGAGGGCAGGGAGCGGTACGAGCTGGAGGCGCTGCCCTGGCAGGGGCCCCGGCTGGGCTTGGAtgagctgcagaagccag AGCTGGGGTGCTGGACCAGGGTCCAGTCCATCTGTGTCTTCCTTCTCAAGGTGCCCCTGATGTTTGGGTTCCTGTACCTCTTCGTGTGCTCCCTGGAcgtgctcagctctgctttccagctggccgGAG GCAAGGTGGCTGGGGACATCTTCAAGGACAACGCCATCCTCTCCAACCCGGTGGCTGGGCTGGTGGTGGGCATCCTGGTGACCGTGCTGGTGCAGagctcctccacctccacctccatcaTCGTCAGCATGGTCTCCTCAGGGC TGCTGGAGGTGCGCTCTGCCATCCCCATCATCATGGGCTCCAACATTGGCACCTCCGTCACCAACACCATCGTGGCCCTCATGCAGGCTGGTGACCGCAGTGAGTTCAAACG GGCCTTTGCCGGTGCCACGGTGCACGACTGCTTCAACTGGCTGTCGGTGCTGGTCCTGCTGCCGCTGGAGGTGGTGAGCGGGTACCTGCACCACGTCACCCACCTGGTCGTGGCCACCTTCAACATCCGCAGTGGGAAGGACGCCCCTGACCTGCTGAAGATCATCACGGAGCCCTTCACCAAGCTCATCATCCAG CTGGACAAGTCAGTGATCACAGGCATCGCAACGGGGGACGAGAGCCTGCGCAACCGGAGCCTCATCCGTGTGTGGTGTGGCCCTGCACCCCCACAG ACGGCTGCTGTGGGGCTTGGGTCCCTCCCGAACTGCACGGCCCCCGGCCACTGCAGCACTAAGGGCATCGAGATCCTCCACAACGTCACCAGGCAGAAGT GCGAGCACCTCTTCACTGACACACCGCTGCCCGACCTGGCCgtggggctggtgctgctggccgGGTCCCTTGTCGTGCTCTGCACCTGCCTCATCCTCCTGGTCAAACTCCTCAACTCCCTGCTCAAGGGGCAGGTGGCCAAAGCCATCCAGAAGGTCATCAACACTG ACCTCCCACACCCGCTCAGCTGGCTCACTGGGTACTTCGCCATGGTGGTGGGCGCTGGGATGACCTTCGTGgtgcagagcagctctgtctTCACCTCGGCCATCACACCCCTGATTG GCCTGGGGGTGATCAGCATAGAGCGCGCCTACCCGCTGACCCTGGGCTCCAACATCGgcaccaccaccactgccatcCTGGCCGCCCTGGCCAGTCCGGGGGACAAGCTGGCCAGCTCCTTCCAG ATCGCCCTCTGCCACTTCTTCTTCAACATCTCCGGCATCCTGCTGTGGTACCCGCTGCCCTTCACCCGCCTGCCCATCCGCATGGCCAAGGCGCTGGGCGAGCGCACAGCCAAGTACCGCTGGTTCGCCGTGCTGTACCTCATCgtctgcttcctcctgctgccctccctcATCTTTGGCATCTCCATGGCGGGTTGGCAGGCGCTGGTGGGGGTAGGCACACCCTTTCTCGGCCTCCTCTTCTTCGTGGGGCTGGTGAACGCGCTGCAGGcgcgcagccccggccgcctCCCCAAATGGCTGCAGACCTGGGACTTCCTCCCCGCCTGGATGCACTCGCTGCAGCCCCTCGACCAGCTCATCACCCGGGCCACCCTCTGCTGCACCGACCGCTGCCGCAGCCCCGAGGGCTGGGAGGAGCGCGAGGGCCCTCCCCGCAGCaaggccaggctggggctggacaACCCCGCGCTCTCCTACCCCGAGGAGGTGCCCGGCCCTGCCGTCCGGGTGGGCTCCCCTCGCCCGCCCCCGCATAGTGCCACCCGGCTCTAG